One window from the genome of Nicotiana tomentosiformis chromosome 5, ASM39032v3, whole genome shotgun sequence encodes:
- the LOC104109307 gene encoding uncharacterized protein → MGESIELAKILQKRKINIACVQETRWVGSKAQDADGFKLRYSGREKGKNGVGILVDRELRELVGEVKRVTNRLMAIKLVVGGSTLNVSSAYAPQVGLNEEIKRNFWEDLDSVHGGFGFGVRNGGGTLLLDCAKAFDLVIANSYFPKREEHLVIFHSSLDKTQIDYLLLRKCDRSLCMDCKVTPSKNLTTQHRLLVMNLEIARKRKKRDVYGQPRIRWRALTNDKA, encoded by the exons ATGGGGGAGTCTATAGAGTTAGcgaagatcctccagaagagaAAGATCAACATAGCTTGCGTCCAGGAGACTAGATGGGTGGGTTCGAAGGCTCAAGATGCTGATGGGTTTAAATTACGGTACTCAGGACGCGAAAAAGGTAAGAATGGGGTAGGTATCTTGGTTGATAGGGAACTTAGGGAGCTAGTGGGAGAAGTTAAGAGGGTGACTAACAGGCTGATGGCTATTAAGCTGGTTGTGGGAGGGTCTACTTTAAACGTGAGTAGTGCTTATGCACCTCAAGTGGGTTTGAACGAAGAGATTAAGAGGAATTTCTGGGAAGACCTTGACAG TGTGCATGGCGGCTTTGGATTTGGAGttaggaacggaggaggtacttTGTTGTTGGACTGTGCTAAAGCCTTTGATTTGGTGATTGCTAACTCGTATTTTCCGAAGAGGGAAGAGCACTTGGTCATATTCCATAGTTCATTGGACAAGACTCAAATTGATTATCTACTCCTCCGGAAGTGTGATAGGAGTTTGTGCATGGATTGCAAGGTTACACCAAGCAAGAATCTCACGACTCAGCATAGGTTATTGGTGATGAACTTAGAGATCGCAAGGAAGAGGAAGAAAAGGGATGTGTATGGTCAACCCAGGATAAGGTGGCGTGCTTTGACTAATGACAAAGCGTAg